A genomic stretch from Bosea sp. F3-2 includes:
- a CDS encoding branched-chain amino acid ABC transporter permease — protein MEAYLVAIGIIALIYVLLSLGLTLQYGLTGLINFGHVGFFAIGAYTSALLVLNGAPFIVGFAGAALLAGVAAWPIGLVSLRLRDDYFAIVTLGFSEVVRIVLTSERWLTKGVQGIPGIPRLYSGLGGAAGQLATFATILAVTVVAAWMILRIARSPFGRIIEAIRDNEEAVQALGKDPPRFKIQVLVVGAALAGIAGAFYAHYITYIVPEQYIPLVTFYVWMAIIMGGVGRVSGAVIGSVILMVFLEGSRFIRDIVPGISEVDMASVRIGLVGLLLILFIIYRPQGLMGDYTKR, from the coding sequence ATGGAAGCCTATCTCGTCGCGATCGGCATCATCGCGCTGATCTACGTCCTGCTCAGCCTCGGGCTGACGCTGCAATACGGGCTCACCGGCCTGATCAACTTCGGCCATGTCGGCTTTTTCGCGATCGGCGCCTATACCAGCGCGCTGCTCGTGCTGAACGGCGCGCCGTTCATCGTCGGCTTTGCGGGCGCGGCCCTCCTCGCCGGCGTAGCGGCCTGGCCGATCGGCCTGGTCTCGCTGCGCCTGCGTGATGACTACTTCGCCATCGTCACGCTTGGCTTCTCGGAGGTCGTGCGCATCGTGCTGACGAGCGAGCGCTGGCTGACCAAGGGCGTGCAGGGCATCCCCGGCATTCCGCGGCTCTATTCCGGCCTCGGCGGTGCGGCCGGGCAGCTCGCCACCTTCGCCACCATACTGGCCGTCACCGTGGTCGCCGCCTGGATGATCCTCCGGATCGCCCGCTCGCCCTTCGGCCGCATCATCGAGGCGATCCGCGACAATGAAGAGGCGGTGCAGGCGCTGGGCAAGGACCCGCCGCGCTTCAAGATCCAGGTGCTCGTGGTCGGCGCGGCTCTGGCCGGCATCGCCGGCGCCTTCTACGCCCACTACATCACCTACATCGTGCCCGAGCAGTACATCCCGCTCGTCACCTTCTATGTCTGGATGGCGATCATCATGGGCGGCGTCGGCCGCGTCTCCGGCGCGGTGATCGGCTCGGTGATCCTGATGGTCTTCCTCGAAGGCTCGCGCTTCATCCGCGATATCGTGCCCGGCATTTCCGAGGTCGACATGGCCTCGGTCCGGATCGGGCTCGTCGGCCTGCTGCTGATCCTGTTCATCATCTATCGGCCGCAGGGGCTCATGGGGGATTACACCAAGCGATGA
- a CDS encoding ABC transporter ATP-binding protein — translation MSLEIRDITKSFGGFQALDGVRLTIETDALFGIIGPNGAGKSTLFSVISGFVPADAGEIRLNGDSIDSLSPPQRARAGMVRTFQVPREFSHLTVRENLMASAPDQTGESLLGLFFRPGQVRKEEAAIAETVERTIAFLKLGKVADVPSGKLSGGQKKLLELGRALMVEPKLILLDEPFAGVNPVLIGEIMERIEELNARGIGFVIIEHDLEALTRLVPRLAVMDRGKVLAEGAPAAVLEDPVVREAYLGGVS, via the coding sequence ATGAGCCTCGAAATCCGCGACATCACCAAGTCCTTCGGCGGCTTCCAGGCCCTCGACGGCGTGCGCCTCACCATCGAGACCGATGCGCTGTTCGGGATCATCGGCCCGAACGGCGCCGGCAAGTCGACGCTTTTCTCCGTCATCTCCGGCTTCGTCCCGGCCGATGCAGGCGAGATCCGGCTGAACGGTGATTCGATCGACTCTCTGTCCCCGCCGCAACGCGCCCGCGCCGGCATGGTTCGCACCTTCCAGGTTCCGCGCGAGTTCTCGCATCTGACGGTGCGCGAGAACCTGATGGCCTCCGCCCCCGATCAGACCGGCGAGAGCCTGCTCGGCCTCTTTTTCCGCCCTGGCCAGGTCCGCAAGGAAGAAGCGGCGATCGCCGAGACCGTCGAGCGCACCATCGCCTTTCTCAAGCTCGGCAAGGTCGCCGACGTGCCTTCCGGCAAGCTCTCCGGCGGCCAGAAGAAGCTCCTCGAACTCGGGCGCGCCCTGATGGTCGAGCCCAAGCTCATCCTGCTCGACGAGCCCTTCGCCGGCGTCAACCCGGTGCTGATCGGCGAGATCATGGAGCGGATCGAGGAGCTGAACGCGCGCGGCATCGGCTTCGTCATCATCGAGCACGATCTGGAGGCGCTGACCCGGCTCGTGCCGCGGCTCGCCGTCATGGATCGCGGCAAGGTTCTGGCCGAGGGTGCGCCCGCCGCCGTCCTCGAAGACCCGGTCGTGCGCGAAGCCTATCTCGGAGGCGTGTCGTGA
- a CDS encoding TetR/AcrR family transcriptional regulator, with protein sequence MPPSAEKQRRTQEERSTETRARLVNATLDLLVERGYALATTADIAARAGVTRGALNHHFSGKDDLIVQSVSHLLRSWIGEIREVAELVKAGSLSLSEFVDRMWELFSGKLFLVTLEHVTAARHNSYLREQLVSVTREFHAALDGTWQDFFDGTGLHKPEVEAAFNATLCLMRGMSLQTILRDDPAYYARLLGFWKTVLAEHSQQSRASEGAISVPTDQGRLQ encoded by the coding sequence ATGCCGCCATCAGCCGAGAAGCAGCGCCGGACGCAGGAGGAACGCTCGACGGAAACGCGGGCGCGGCTTGTCAATGCGACGCTCGATCTCCTGGTGGAACGCGGCTATGCGCTTGCGACAACGGCAGACATTGCGGCCCGCGCGGGCGTGACCCGTGGCGCGCTCAACCATCATTTTTCCGGCAAGGACGACCTGATCGTCCAATCCGTCAGCCACCTGCTCCGGAGCTGGATCGGCGAGATCCGCGAGGTCGCGGAACTCGTCAAAGCCGGGAGCCTGTCCCTCTCCGAGTTCGTCGATCGGATGTGGGAATTGTTCTCCGGCAAGCTTTTCCTGGTCACGCTGGAGCATGTGACCGCCGCGCGCCACAATTCCTACCTGCGCGAACAGCTGGTGTCGGTGACGCGCGAATTCCATGCGGCGCTCGACGGCACCTGGCAGGATTTCTTCGACGGCACGGGCCTGCACAAGCCCGAGGTCGAGGCGGCCTTCAACGCCACGCTCTGCCTGATGCGCGGCATGAGCCTGCAGACCATCCTGCGCGACGACCCCGCCTATTACGCGCGCCTTCTCGGCTTCTGGAAGACGGTCCTGGCCGAGCACTCGCAGCAGAGCCGCGCCAGCGAAGGCGCCATTTCCGTTCCGACAGACCAAGGCAGACTCCAGTGA
- a CDS encoding branched-chain amino acid ABC transporter permease yields MFYAQLFVNGLFQGLVIGLAALSITLVFGIARFPNAATGDSMTLGAYAALAAHKASGSFIVAGLGAAGATGIVLLLAYWSVFRKLANRSVVALLVASIGIAFVLRAALGVAFGHGQQVFQVPLSRPYLFGGLRILPLDLQMALVALVTLIAVFGLLYLTAIGRQMRAVADNRDLARVSGIRPGRVMIALWLLAGAVAGIAGMMLGMKTIVTPEFGWEMLLPAFTAAILGGIGSPVGAVVAGLILGAMQEVSTPFVGFTYKIAIAFLIMLAVLLVRPRGLFGRVEGVR; encoded by the coding sequence ATGTTCTATGCTCAGCTTTTCGTAAACGGGCTGTTCCAGGGCCTCGTCATCGGCCTGGCGGCACTCTCGATCACGCTCGTCTTCGGGATCGCGCGCTTTCCGAATGCCGCGACCGGTGACTCCATGACGCTCGGCGCCTATGCGGCGCTGGCAGCCCACAAGGCCAGCGGCTCCTTCATTGTTGCCGGGCTCGGCGCGGCCGGCGCGACGGGCATCGTGCTGCTCCTCGCCTATTGGAGCGTGTTCCGGAAGCTCGCCAACCGTTCCGTCGTCGCGCTCCTCGTCGCCTCGATCGGCATCGCCTTCGTGCTGCGGGCCGCGCTCGGCGTCGCCTTCGGCCATGGCCAGCAGGTGTTTCAGGTGCCGCTCTCGCGCCCCTACCTGTTCGGTGGCTTGCGCATCCTGCCGCTCGACCTGCAGATGGCGCTGGTCGCGCTCGTCACCCTGATCGCCGTCTTCGGCCTGCTCTACCTCACCGCGATTGGGCGGCAGATGCGTGCCGTCGCCGACAACCGCGACCTCGCCCGCGTCTCCGGCATCCGCCCGGGCCGCGTCATGATCGCACTCTGGTTGCTCGCCGGCGCCGTCGCCGGCATCGCCGGGATGATGCTCGGCATGAAGACGATCGTGACGCCCGAATTCGGTTGGGAAATGCTGCTGCCCGCCTTCACCGCGGCGATCCTCGGCGGCATCGGCTCGCCGGTCGGCGCGGTCGTCGCCGGGCTCATCCTCGGCGCGATGCAGGAGGTTTCGACCCCCTTCGTCGGCTTCACCTACAAGATCGCCATCGCCTTCCTGATCATGCTCGCCGTCCTGCTGGTCAGGCCGCGCGGATTGTTCGGCCGCGTCGAGGGAGTGCGCTGA
- a CDS encoding amidohydrolase family protein gives MTQAIIFENARLLDGTSPEGERDRFVRIEGGLIREVSDRPIADGGARRIDLKGRTLMPGLIDCHVHVIANSANFGQNALLPDALVALQAVKLMGEMLHRGFTTVRDVGGATYALVEAQEQGLYVGPRLVICGKALSQTGGHADFRGRYDNRRPDYQTHQLGSLGRICDGVDACRAAARDEIRQGAQFVKIMANGGVASPTDPIAFLGFSDAEIAAIVEEARNAQTYVSAHLYTDEGIARAVKLGVRSIEHANLVEAATARLMHERGAIACPTLVTYEALNNEGASYGLPPSSVAKIDDVRLRGLGSLEIMREAGVTMAYGTDLLGAMHRHQSEEFVIRGRVLPAIEVIRSATVNAAELIGMTGKIGTIKPDAYADFIVVDGDPLADLSLLTGQGRNMPVIMKNGDFIKNELN, from the coding sequence GTGACACAGGCGATCATTTTCGAGAACGCAAGGCTGCTAGACGGCACCAGCCCGGAAGGCGAGCGCGACCGCTTCGTGCGCATCGAAGGCGGGCTGATCCGCGAGGTCTCGGACCGACCGATCGCCGATGGCGGTGCGCGGCGCATCGATCTCAAGGGCCGGACCCTGATGCCCGGCCTGATCGACTGCCATGTCCATGTGATCGCGAACTCGGCGAATTTCGGCCAGAACGCGCTGCTTCCGGACGCGCTCGTCGCCCTGCAGGCCGTGAAGCTGATGGGCGAGATGCTGCACCGCGGCTTCACCACCGTCCGCGATGTCGGCGGCGCGACCTACGCCCTCGTCGAGGCACAGGAGCAGGGTCTCTATGTCGGCCCGCGCCTCGTCATCTGCGGCAAGGCCCTGTCGCAGACCGGCGGCCACGCCGATTTCCGCGGTCGCTACGATAACCGCCGGCCCGACTACCAGACCCATCAACTCGGCTCGCTCGGCCGCATCTGCGACGGCGTCGATGCCTGCCGTGCCGCGGCGCGCGACGAGATCCGCCAGGGCGCGCAGTTCGTGAAGATCATGGCCAATGGCGGCGTCGCCTCGCCGACCGATCCGATCGCGTTCCTCGGCTTCAGCGATGCCGAGATCGCCGCGATCGTCGAGGAAGCCCGCAACGCCCAGACCTATGTCTCCGCGCACCTCTACACCGATGAGGGCATCGCGCGCGCCGTGAAGCTCGGCGTGCGCTCGATCGAGCACGCCAACCTCGTCGAGGCCGCGACGGCCCGTCTCATGCATGAGCGGGGCGCGATCGCCTGCCCGACGCTCGTTACCTACGAGGCGTTGAACAATGAAGGGGCTTCCTACGGCCTGCCCCCTTCCTCCGTCGCCAAGATCGATGACGTCCGCCTGCGCGGCCTGGGATCGCTCGAGATCATGCGCGAGGCCGGCGTGACGATGGCCTATGGCACGGACCTGCTCGGCGCCATGCACCGGCATCAATCGGAAGAGTTCGTCATCCGCGGGCGTGTGCTGCCGGCCATCGAGGTCATCCGCTCGGCGACCGTCAACGCGGCCGAGCTGATCGGCATGACCGGCAAGATCGGCACCATCAAGCCCGACGCCTATGCCGATTTCATCGTGGTCGACGGCGATCCGCTGGCCGACCTCTCGCTCCTGACGGGACAGGGGCGCAACATGCCGGTCATCATGAAGAACGGCGACTTCATCAAGAATGAACTGAACTAA
- a CDS encoding ABC transporter substrate-binding protein, whose translation MTTNRRQFIGTLGAASALIAAPSVLRAQSQGVFRIGALCPVTGAGSPYGSGMQKMIIAAAEIVNAAGGAAGRKIEVVAEDDQTSPQAGVLAAKKLIDVNKVQALMGTWSSGVSLAVLPLTNDANIIMMNTSGAPALSVPPANAKGLAYRFQATNDRFGKAFAEICVKEGFKRPATMAFNNASGIGNTEGFRKAWEAKGNKVVESVVYEPNQASYRSELQKILAANPDVIVTGSYLSDTTIIMREWFQTGQPVKWIIPGWAANPDLVKATGPEVVEGVISVDSISNETAPSFKAYAEVYEKTTGQSGQSNIFSAMTWDMVHALALAIEAAGSTETAAINAKIREVSNPDGTKVYSYAEGKDALKKGKINYEGASSVLDFDQYGDVSPSFGVFFIEGGKLNRRYVVNV comes from the coding sequence ATGACCACCAACCGTCGTCAGTTCATCGGCACGCTCGGTGCCGCCTCTGCACTGATCGCAGCGCCTTCCGTCCTGCGCGCACAGTCGCAGGGTGTCTTCCGCATCGGCGCGCTCTGCCCGGTGACGGGCGCCGGCAGCCCCTACGGCTCCGGCATGCAGAAGATGATCATCGCCGCCGCCGAGATCGTGAACGCCGCTGGCGGCGCTGCCGGCCGCAAGATCGAGGTCGTCGCCGAGGACGATCAGACCAGCCCGCAGGCCGGCGTGCTCGCCGCCAAGAAGCTGATCGACGTCAACAAGGTCCAGGCGCTGATGGGGACGTGGTCGTCCGGCGTCTCGCTGGCGGTGCTGCCGCTGACCAACGACGCCAACATCATCATGATGAACACCTCGGGCGCTCCGGCGCTCTCCGTGCCGCCCGCCAATGCCAAGGGCCTGGCCTACCGCTTCCAGGCCACCAATGACCGCTTCGGCAAGGCCTTCGCCGAGATCTGCGTGAAGGAAGGCTTCAAGCGCCCCGCCACCATGGCGTTCAACAACGCCTCCGGCATCGGCAACACCGAGGGCTTCCGCAAGGCCTGGGAAGCCAAGGGCAACAAGGTCGTCGAGAGCGTCGTCTACGAACCGAACCAGGCATCCTACCGCTCCGAGCTGCAGAAGATCCTCGCCGCCAACCCGGATGTGATCGTCACCGGCTCCTACCTGTCGGACACCACGATCATCATGCGCGAATGGTTCCAGACCGGCCAGCCGGTCAAGTGGATCATCCCCGGCTGGGCCGCCAATCCCGATCTGGTCAAGGCGACCGGCCCGGAGGTCGTCGAGGGCGTGATCTCGGTCGACTCGATCTCCAACGAAACGGCGCCGTCCTTCAAGGCCTATGCCGAGGTCTATGAAAAGACGACCGGACAGTCCGGGCAGTCGAACATCTTCAGCGCCATGACCTGGGACATGGTCCATGCGCTCGCCCTGGCGATCGAGGCCGCCGGCTCCACCGAGACGGCCGCGATCAACGCCAAGATCCGCGAGGTCTCCAATCCCGACGGCACGAAGGTCTACAGCTACGCCGAGGGCAAGGACGCGCTGAAGAAGGGCAAGATCAACTACGAGGGCGCGTCCTCCGTGCTGGATTTCGACCAGTACGGCGACGTCTCCCCGTCCTTCGGCGTCTTCTTCATCGAAGGCGGCAAGCTCAACCGGCGCTACGTCGTCAACGTCTGA
- the pcaD gene encoding 3-oxoadipate enol-lactonase — protein MRIKIGHEEFEVRIDGRDTAPALLLSNSLSSDMSMWDDQIPLWSQRFRVIRYDQRGHGRSIVSPAPYTMEQLGRDALGVLDALGIERAHFCGLSMGGMVGMWLLTHAPDRIERAVLANTAAYMGPVDLWNGRIAAAQGGGMEALVDATIARWFPEPFRLAAPETMQRMRAMILNTPVVGYQGSCMAIRDMDQRESIKAIRNPVLVIIGSKDPATTPADGEAVRAAIPGARKCLLDAAHISNIEQAAQFGAEVDAFLG, from the coding sequence ATGCGGATCAAGATCGGCCATGAGGAATTCGAAGTGCGCATCGACGGCCGCGACACGGCGCCTGCGCTGCTGCTCTCGAATTCGCTCAGCTCGGACATGTCGATGTGGGACGACCAAATCCCGCTCTGGTCGCAGCGCTTCCGCGTGATCCGCTACGACCAGCGCGGCCATGGCCGCAGCATCGTTTCGCCGGCTCCCTATACGATGGAGCAGCTGGGTCGGGATGCGCTCGGCGTGCTCGATGCGCTCGGCATCGAACGCGCGCATTTCTGCGGGCTCTCGATGGGCGGCATGGTCGGCATGTGGCTGCTGACCCATGCACCGGACCGAATCGAACGCGCGGTCCTGGCCAACACCGCCGCCTATATGGGCCCGGTCGATCTGTGGAATGGGCGTATCGCGGCAGCTCAAGGCGGGGGTATGGAGGCGCTTGTCGATGCCACCATCGCACGTTGGTTCCCGGAACCATTCCGCCTTGCTGCGCCCGAAACCATGCAACGGATGCGAGCAATGATCCTGAATACGCCGGTGGTCGGCTATCAGGGATCGTGCATGGCGATCCGCGACATGGATCAGCGCGAGTCGATCAAGGCGATCCGCAATCCGGTTCTCGTGATCATCGGATCGAAGGACCCGGCCACGACGCCCGCCGACGGCGAGGCTGTCCGAGCAGCGATACCAGGTGCCCGCAAATGCCTGCTGGACGCGGCCCATATCTCGAATATCGAGCAGGCCGCGCAATTCGGCGCCGAGGTCGATGCATTTCTCGGATGA